A window of the Besnoitia besnoiti strain Bb-Ger1 chromosome VI, whole genome shotgun sequence genome harbors these coding sequences:
- a CDS encoding RNA recognition motif-containing protein (encoded by transcript BESB_064730): MENENGSVPGGGGAGSPKSSPSGAASSAMGKAGKGVSNASLSPSLAAVAAGGAGANSPQVDLALAQKAPVAAAAAGTAGSSSAETLSPPGVATPAGAGVAVAAKAPGAAGATPGNNPMASPSAIVSGPAGAAAHQPGASAGNTAMSAMSPGAVQNNAATPLTQPLPHNAPPVEIKLFVGRVPPTMEDDALRPIFEDFGDVREVYVIRDRNTQKHKNSAFVKMASLAAADACIRALHSNRILDQALGPIIVKYATGEAERLGMNSLGMGGEGGGGVDQAKLFVGSIPRTMSEDELRLFFQTYGTVEEVFVMRDSSTGTGRGCAFVKFKYKEEGLHAMRILNGKHVFEGCTRPVEVRFAESKAQRQQHVTGGQHGLGGWGGLSGGMMAQGLSGSGGMGGRTSLSGSNANPRQAGQWKEYFAPDGRPYYHNEYASVTTWERPPEFDHLPPLASLTLGAVSQAVFCAGGGAIGGMHGSHSSGGAVGGSEAAGPPGANVFVFHIPNEWTKTDLIQTFSSFGSIVSCHIPVDKLSHRNRGYAFVSYDNIQSAANAVNHMNGCLAMNKRLNVSIKKGEEHHVQHLLSAAATHPHAAHGHLHGGQPQGGAGGQPQGAGAAAHHHGAHPHLAGATPAAMKNHGVSAASMHAHPHGAAAPQQQGAGVNNAAAAMSGVAGMVGLGNPLQTGAQNAPAGQGGARAQGGAGAAQQAGAGASAHGHPHTLSSHLQLAAVGSLAAAAAGAGSSGAMMSNANPQMSGGVCAGAVQARGAGAAGTQQAFAAPGGGAQQQTWGAGPAPPPQAAYGAAAGQRFNAY; the protein is encoded by the exons ATGGAAAACGAGAACGGGAGCGtgccaggaggaggcggtgcaGGCAGTCCGaagtcgtcgccttccggcGCTGCATCGTCGGCTATGGGGAAGGCCGGCAAGGGCGTGAGCaacgcgtcgctgtcgccgtctctcgctgccgtGGCCGCtgggggcgccggcgccaaCAGTCCCCAAGTCgacctcgccctcgcccagaaagcgccggtcgccgcggccgccgcagggacCGCCGGCTCCTCGAGCGCCGAGACGCTGTCGCCCCCCGGCGTCGCCAcccccgcaggcgccggcgtggcAGTGGCCGCCAAGGCCCccggagccgcaggcgcgaccCCCGGCAACAACCCCATGGCCTCGCCATCCGCGATTGTCTccgggcctgcaggcgccgccgcgcaccagccgggcgcgagcgcgggtAACACGGCCATGAGCGCGATGTCGCCTGGCGCTGTGCAAAACaacgcagcgacgccgctcACGCAGCCGCTCCCGCACAACGCGCCGCCAGTCGAGATCAAGTTGTTTGTCGGACGCGTCCCGCCCACGATGGAAGACGACGCCCTCAGGCCGATTTTCGAAGACTTCGGGGACGTCCGCGAAGTCTATGTCATCCGGGACCGAAACACGCAAAAACACAAAAACAGCGCATTCGTCAAAATGG cctctctggctgctgcagacgcgtgcATTCGCGCGTTGCATAGCAACCGCATTTTAGATCAGGCGCTGGGGCCGATCATTGTGAAGTACgcgacgggcgaggcggagcgtCTGGGGATGAACAGCTTGGGCatgggcggcgagggcggtgGCGGAGTCGACCAGGCGAAGTTGTTTGTAGGGAGTATCCCGCGCACGATGAGCGAGGAcgagctgcgcctcttcttccagaCCTACGGCACGGTGGAGGAAGTCTTTGTGAtgcgcgacagcagcaccGGGACGGGCCGTGGCTGCGCGTTTGTCAAGTTTAAGTACAAGGAGGAAGGCCTCCACGCGATGCGAATCCTGAACGGCAAACACGTCTTCGAGGGCTGCACACGCCCCGTCGAAGTCCGCTTCGCCGAAAGCAAGGcccagaggcagcagcacgtGACCGGCGGCCAGCACG GTTTGGGCGGCTGGGGGGGTTTGAGCGGCGGGATGATGGCACAGGGCCTGTCGGGCTCGGGAGGCATGGGCGGCCGAACCAGTTTGTCGGGCAGCAACGCCAacccgcggcaggcgggtCAGTGGAAAGAGTACTTTGCACCTGACGGGCGACCCTATTACCACAATGAGTACGCGAGTGTGACGACGTGGGAGCGCCCGCCCGAGTTTGATCACCTGCCTCCACTGGCGAGTTTGACGCTGGGCGCGGTCAGTCAGGCCGTCTTTTGCGCGGGTGGCGGCGCGATCGGGGGCATGCATGGCTCgcacagcagcggcggcgcggtggGCGGCTCCGAGGCAGCCGGCCCTCCGGGCGCGAACGTGTTTGTGTTTCACATCCCGAACGAGTGGACAAAGACGGACTTGATTCAGACCTTCTCGAGCTTCGGCAGCATCGTCTCCTGCCACATTCCGGTCGACAAGCTCAGCCACCGAAACCGAGGCTACGCCTTCGTCAGCTACGACAACATCcagagcgccgcgaacgcagtCAATCACATGAACGGCTGCCTGGCGATGAACAAGCGCCTGAACGTCTCCATCAAAAAGGGTGAGGAGCACCACGTCCAGCacctcctctccgcggcggccacgCACCCGCACGCGGCTCACGGCCACCTCCACGGCGGACAGCcccagggcggcgccgggggccAGCCtcagggcgcgggcgcggcggcgcaccaCCACGGAGCCCATCCCCacctcgcgggcgcgacgcccgcggcgatgAAGAACcacggcgtctccgcggccagcatgcacgcgcaccctcacggcgccgccgcgcctcagcagcagggcgccggcgtcaataacgcggcagccgcaaTGTCTGGAGTCGCCGGCATGGTCGGTCTCGGGAACCCGCTGCAGACTGGCGCCCAGAACGCCCCGGCCgggcagggcggcgcgagggcgcagggaggcgcgggcgcggcgcagcaggctggcgcgggcgcgagcgcccaCGGACACCCGCACACCCTGTCGTCGCACCTCCAGCTCGCAGCCGtcggctcgctcgccgcggcggcggccggtgccggcagcagcggcgccatgATGAGCAACGCGAACCCGCAGATGagcggaggcgtctgcgctggcgccgtccaggcgcgcggcgccggggcggCAGGGACCCAGCAGGCCTTTGCGGCCCCGGGGGGGGGAGCACAGCAGCAGACCTGGGGCGCGGGCCCCGCGCCCCCGCCCCAAGCGGCGtacggcgctgccgcgggtcAGCGCTTCAACGCGTACTAA
- a CDS encoding AGC kinase (encoded by transcript BESB_064740), with translation MKAGFLGAASSRQSKLSVAKAAPPFQEDGKFTFDHFSLERFLGRGNFCEVFEASLVGDKEGKTYALKVFDRKQVMKLNKVQDVIMERHCMLRLGDPGHPNVVKMVATFKDEFRVCIVYELAENGELWDLMKHGGVHTGSLAARYILQLCSAVEYIHSKGIIHRDIKAENVVVSRDGNLKLIDFGTAVDLEHPEVHPAVLGSASPLGAADGARARPARMRFAHHVGTAQFMPPEAIQNKDSGKMRDLWSLGCTIYQILTGNPPFQATTNYFVFLKVQARDLHFPPHFPPGARDLVEQLLRPEQAQRLGAKGGIAEVLAHPYILSLKARFSSSLARSLAPVPSLQDLCFRAILNNFFVRLMKLQESQEASHEREREATMRRASLASVDEEDEEEEKGECNEKREDSEKREDAHESGEREGAGTKEAPTESDTSERPTEAVYDALISEVLSAEKRKEAEQSQDAFVRMLMDRLRDAAKTNADTQQWQEELAAKWMRENERREQQEAQEDGDQSEH, from the exons ATGAAGGCCGGTTTCCTTggggcggcgtcttctcgtcAGTCCAAGCTGTCTGTCGCGAAAGCCGCTCCGCCTTTTCAGGAAGATGGAAAG TTCACGTTTGATCACTTCTCGCTGGAGCGCTTCCTCGGTCGCGGCAACTTCTGCGAGGTCTTCGAGGCCTCTCTCGTCGGCGACAAGGAAGGAAAGACTTACGCACTGAAAGTCTTTGACCGG AAACAAGTGATGAAGTTGAACAAAGTCCAAGACGTGATCATGGAGCGCCACTGTATGCTGCGCCTCGGGGACCCCGGTCACCCCAACGTGGTGAAGATGGTCGCGACCTTCAAGGATGAATTCCGCGTCTGCATCGTCTACGAGCTCGCAGA AAACGGCGAACTCTGGGACTTGATGAAGCACGGGGGAGTCCACACCGGGAGCCTGGCCGCGCGCTACATTCTgcagctctgcagcgcggtGGAGTACATCCACTCCAAGGGCATCATTCACCGCGACATCAAA GCGGAGAACGTCGTCGTGAGCCGCGACGGAAATTTGAAGCTGATCGACTTCGGCACGGCCGTCGACTTGGAGCACCCCGAAGTCCACCCTGCAGTCCTCGGATCCGCGTCACCTCTTGGCGCTGCTGATGGGGCTCGGGCTCG CCCCGCGCGGATGCGGTTCGCTCACCACGTAGGCACCGCGCAGTTCATGCCTCCAGAGGCCATTCAGAACAAGGACAGCGGCAAAATGCGAGATTTGTGGAGTCTTGGGTGTACGATTTACCAAATTCTCACCG GAAACCCGCCGTTTCAAGCCACAACGAACTACTTCGTTTTCCTAAAG GTTCAGGCGCGTGACTTGCATTTTCCTCCGCACTTCCcccccggcgcgcgagatcttgttgagcagctgctgaggcctgaacaggcgcagcggctcggCGCGAAGGGCGGCATTGCAGAGGTCCTTGCGCACCCGTATATTCTCTCGCTGAAGGCCAGGTTTTCATCTTCTCTTGCGCGGAGTCTGGCGCCGGTGCCCTCGCTGCAGGATCTTTGCTTCCGCGCGATTCTGAACAACTTCTTCGTGCGGCTGATGAAGCTCCAGGAGTCTCAGGAAGCATCGCACGAACGCGAACGCGAGGCTACcatgcggcgcgcgagtctcgcgagcgtcgacgaagaagacgaggaggaggaaaagggAGAATGTAACGAAAAGCGAGAAGACAGtgagaagcgagaagacgcccACGAGtcgggcgagcgcgagggcgctggAACGAAGGAGGCGCCCACAGAAAGCGACACAAGCGAGCGGCCGACTGAGGCCGTGTACGACGCTTTGATCTCAGAAGTTCTctccgcggagaagcggaaggaaGCGGAGCAATCCCAAGACGCCTTCGTGAGAATGCTGATGGACAGACTTCGAGACGCCGCAAAGACGAACGCAGACACGCAACAGTGGCAAGAGGAGCTCGCAGCCAAGTGGATGCGCGAAAACGAGCGGAGAGAGCaacaggaggcgcaggaggacggcgaTCAGAGCGAACATTAA